ACGTACTACACGCCCGCGATCGTCGCGCTGGCGGCCGGCGCATACGCCGTCACCGGGGACGCCGTCATGGCCCTGACGCTGCTGGTCATCGGCTGCCCCGGCGCGCTGGTGATCGGCCCGCCGGTCAGCATCGTCAGCGCCATCGGCTCGGCGGCGCGCTCCGGCGTGCTCATGAAGGGCGGCGAACACCTCGAGACGGCCGGCAAGATCGACCTCGTCGCGTTCGACAAGACGGGGACGCTGACGAAGGGCGAGACGACCGTCGCGGACGTCGAGGGGTTCGGCGTCGACGACCGCGAGGTGCTGCGGACGGCGGCGATCGCGGAGAAACGAAGCGAGCACCACCTCGCGGACGCGATCCTCGAGGCTGCTCGAGACCTCGGCGGCGAATCGAACGGGGCGTACGCGACCGACGGCGGCCTCGTGCTCGAGCGGCGGATTCCCGATCCCGACGAGTTCGAGGTCGTCCCCGGGAAAGGTGTCGTCGCTCGCCACGACGGTCGCGTGATCGTCGTCGGCAACCGGTCGCTGCTCGCGGAACGCGGCGTCGAACTCCCCGAGCAGGTCGCAGCGTACGCCCGAAAGCGCGAGGAGAACGGCGAAACTGCGGTCTACGTCGTCCGCGACGAGGAGGTCGTTGGCGTCGTCTCGCTCCGGGACGAACTCCGCGAGGACGCGGCCGACGTCGTCGCCGCGCTGCAGGACGCCGGCGTCCGCACGGTGATGCTGACCGGCGACAACGAGCGAACCGCTCGAGCGGTCGCAGAGACCGTCGGAATCGACGACTACCGCGCGGCGATGCTACCCGAGGAGAAACAGGACGCGATTCAGTCGTTCCAGGCGGCGGGGCACGTCGTCGCGATGGTCGGCGACGGCATCAACGACGCGCCGTCGCTCGCGACCGCCGACGTCGGCATCGCGATGGGCGCCGCCGGAACCGACACCGCCATCGAGACGGCGGACGTGGCGCTGATGGCCGACGACCTGGGACGCATTCCCGACGCCGTCCGCCTCAGCAAGGCGACCCGCTGGAACGTCCTCGAGAACGTCGCGATCGCGGTCGCGACGGTCGGCCTGCTACTGGCCGGCGTCTTCGCGGGCTACGTCCACATGGCCAGCGGCATGCTCGTCCACATCGGCAGCGTGTTGCTCGTCATCCTGAACGGCATGCGACTACTGCGATACTGATCACCGATGAGCGAATCCACCACTGAAACCGACCGAACGAACTGGACCGTCGACTACGACGTCGAACCGATCCGACTACGCGATCCCGCCGCCGAGGCGCTGGCCGCCCTCGAGCCGGGCGACCCGATCGTCGTCGACTACCGGGACGTGGTGAAAGCCGCGGGCCACTCCTGTCCCACCGCTGCGGGCGCCTACCGCATCGCGAAGGACGGCCTCGAGGCGCTCTACCCGGGCGACGAACTCCCCGTCCGCGGCGAGATCGCCGTGCTGGCTGGCGACCCGCGGGACGATTCCGCCTACGGCGTCACCGCGCGCCTGCTATCGTACATCACCGGCGCGGCCGGCGAGGACGGCTTCGGCGGCCTCGCCGACGGCCACGGCGGTCGGCGCAACCTGCTCCGGTACGGAGCGATCGGCGCCGACGGCGTCGCCGTCGAACTGACCCGTACCGATACCGACGAGACGGTCCGGGTCACCTACCACGTCGAGGACGTCCCCGCTGGCGGGCCCGCGACGAGCACCCTGCCGAAACTGATCGACGGGACCGCGACCGACGCGGAGCGAGCGGCCTTCGCCGACGACTGGCACGGCCGCGTCGCGGCGATCCTGAACGGGGATCGCTACGTGACGGTCGAACGCGACTGAGCCGGTGCGAGCGGCGACGAGCCGTCAACGCGGGACGAGAGGTTGTGCCGGGACCGTCGTTTCGCGCCGTCGGACGGCGAATACGAGCGACGACGGTCTCCGCCAGCCGCCGTCGGACGGCGACTTTCGAATCCCGCTCTTTCGGCAGGATTATACCGTCCCGTCCACGACTACTCGAGTCGTATGGAGGAGCGAACGAGGGCCTACCTGCGGGGGCGATTCCGCGACCACTACCGGCGCACGGAGCTGACGCCGCCGCCCGCGGCCAACGAACGCGAGTGGGGGTACATCCCCTGGACCGAGGGACCCGACACGACGATGGTCCGCCACCGTTCG
The DNA window shown above is from Halopiger xanaduensis SH-6 and carries:
- a CDS encoding heavy metal translocating P-type ATPase; amino-acid sequence: MSVKRYVRTYRKPIVVAASGLLLATGWAAGTFHDVPRLSAALMILAAAVGGYDVAKKAYYTLRSGTVGINTLVTLSAVGAIYIGEYWEAAAVFFLFALGSYLEARTMGKTRSALEELLEMTPDTAIVRRHGEEVEVPARDVEAGETVVVKPGAKVPVDGEVTDGESAIDQSPVTGESAPVHKDAGDEVYAGTINQEGALEVVATGTGRDTTLERIIRRVEEAQEAKAPTETIIERFATYYTPAIVALAAGAYAVTGDAVMALTLLVIGCPGALVIGPPVSIVSAIGSAARSGVLMKGGEHLETAGKIDLVAFDKTGTLTKGETTVADVEGFGVDDREVLRTAAIAEKRSEHHLADAILEAARDLGGESNGAYATDGGLVLERRIPDPDEFEVVPGKGVVARHDGRVIVVGNRSLLAERGVELPEQVAAYARKREENGETAVYVVRDEEVVGVVSLRDELREDAADVVAALQDAGVRTVMLTGDNERTARAVAETVGIDDYRAAMLPEEKQDAIQSFQAAGHVVAMVGDGINDAPSLATADVGIAMGAAGTDTAIETADVALMADDLGRIPDAVRLSKATRWNVLENVAIAVATVGLLLAGVFAGYVHMASGMLVHIGSVLLVILNGMRLLRY